One region of Catenuloplanes indicus genomic DNA includes:
- a CDS encoding helix-turn-helix transcriptional regulator: MQTDDLIGREREWAALARAVAATAGGRGGCVVLSGPPGIGKSHLAHRAARVAGRAGLIVAYRAAMEVDRTAPLFSLAGALAKADVPELAWLRGERPEQSTPERLGRVLDDLAADRPLLVIVDDAQWMDEFSVLAVRTLVPRLASSAVRWLFVRRPGTGGAAGDALDDLVTLGAEEIVVGPLAEADVERLCAECVGVPVDATVLAQADRCGGNPLWITSLLAGMRAEGQLAVVGGRATLRGGDVPTSFIGAAQQRLRGMPPEARLLLRAGSVFARPFRLGEAAALLAQSEESLWAFAEDDVTDGMLVPAGDAFAFEHDMLREVVYNTIPGPLRDGLHRKAAAVISASGGLPTEVADHLMKAGPATAADQAELLRTAAAGIAALAPGAAANLYLHAVGGFGPLDPRRAAFTAEAVPLLASAGRLDEARRHGEAAFRSGLDATTAARLCLGLAEACKHAGRNDEAVDYTSRGLSRGGVAPDVRARLCAVRAHALFYEGELSEADRAGAEAHTIGADPGAAVFGLTARSLVAAAQGRLADALAHARTAVALADDAGGEAVHRHPQIWLGSALTMVDRPDEAERVLRAGRAESTLLGTGWSGPLWHYYEAGLLAARGDLPDAIGTAAAGVELAEQQAVWQLTVPLLGTLIRLSLLRGDPAGARGYAEKMRERTRTGITAAPEDVLWPEALLAWQEDGPEPAVSHLRPLYQQIEDRPVLIGQDPGAAAVLVRIAIAAGRTELAEAVVRAARALAGRNPDLPSLAGAAAHAEGLLRGDVTLLREAVGRFRQGPRRLALAAALDDLAALDKKPGAAAEAAELREACGAAAVPRQRRNGSRTDLTPTELRVAAQVARGRRNREIAAELFVSPHTVDTHLRHIYAKLNINNRPALATWYTNHHVNT; the protein is encoded by the coding sequence ATGCAGACTGATGACCTGATCGGCCGGGAGCGGGAGTGGGCCGCGCTGGCCCGTGCGGTCGCGGCCACGGCCGGTGGCCGGGGCGGCTGCGTGGTGCTGTCCGGCCCGCCCGGCATCGGCAAGTCGCACCTGGCCCACCGGGCCGCCCGGGTGGCCGGCCGGGCGGGGCTGATCGTGGCGTACCGGGCCGCGATGGAGGTGGACCGGACCGCGCCGCTGTTCAGCCTGGCCGGTGCGCTGGCGAAGGCGGACGTGCCGGAGCTGGCCTGGCTGCGCGGCGAGCGGCCGGAGCAGTCCACGCCGGAGCGGCTGGGCCGGGTGCTGGACGATCTCGCGGCGGACCGGCCGTTGCTGGTGATCGTCGACGACGCGCAGTGGATGGACGAGTTCAGTGTGCTGGCCGTGCGCACACTGGTGCCCCGGCTGGCCTCGTCCGCGGTCCGGTGGCTGTTCGTGCGCCGGCCGGGCACCGGTGGCGCGGCCGGGGACGCGCTGGACGATCTGGTCACGCTGGGCGCGGAGGAGATCGTGGTCGGCCCGCTGGCCGAGGCGGACGTGGAGCGGCTCTGCGCCGAGTGCGTGGGCGTGCCGGTGGACGCGACCGTGCTGGCCCAGGCCGACCGGTGCGGCGGCAACCCGCTGTGGATCACGTCTCTGCTGGCCGGCATGCGGGCGGAGGGCCAGCTCGCGGTGGTCGGCGGGCGGGCCACGCTGCGCGGCGGCGACGTGCCGACCAGCTTCATCGGCGCGGCACAGCAGCGGCTGCGCGGCATGCCGCCGGAGGCCCGGCTGCTGCTGCGCGCCGGGTCGGTGTTCGCCCGCCCGTTCCGGCTCGGCGAGGCCGCGGCACTGCTGGCCCAGTCGGAGGAGTCGCTGTGGGCGTTCGCCGAGGACGACGTCACGGACGGCATGCTGGTCCCGGCCGGTGACGCGTTCGCGTTCGAGCACGACATGCTGCGCGAGGTCGTCTACAACACGATCCCCGGGCCGCTGCGGGACGGCCTGCACCGTAAGGCCGCGGCCGTGATCAGCGCGTCCGGCGGGCTGCCGACCGAGGTCGCGGACCACCTGATGAAGGCCGGCCCGGCCACCGCGGCGGACCAGGCCGAGCTGCTGCGTACCGCGGCGGCCGGGATCGCCGCGCTCGCGCCCGGCGCGGCCGCGAACCTCTACCTGCACGCGGTCGGCGGGTTCGGCCCGCTGGACCCGCGCCGGGCCGCGTTCACCGCGGAGGCGGTGCCGCTGCTGGCCTCGGCCGGCCGGCTGGACGAGGCCCGGCGGCACGGCGAGGCCGCGTTCCGTTCCGGGCTGGACGCGACCACCGCGGCCCGGCTCTGCCTCGGGCTGGCCGAGGCCTGCAAACACGCCGGCCGCAACGACGAGGCGGTCGACTACACCAGCCGCGGGCTGTCCCGAGGCGGCGTCGCGCCGGACGTCCGGGCGAGGCTCTGCGCCGTCCGGGCGCACGCGCTCTTCTACGAGGGCGAGCTGAGCGAGGCGGACCGGGCCGGCGCGGAGGCACACACGATCGGCGCGGACCCGGGCGCCGCCGTGTTCGGCCTGACCGCACGCTCGCTGGTCGCGGCCGCGCAGGGCCGGCTCGCCGACGCACTCGCGCACGCGCGGACCGCGGTCGCGCTGGCCGACGACGCCGGTGGCGAGGCCGTGCACCGGCACCCGCAGATCTGGCTCGGCAGCGCACTGACCATGGTGGACCGGCCGGACGAGGCCGAGCGGGTGCTGCGCGCCGGCCGGGCGGAGTCCACGCTGCTCGGCACCGGCTGGTCCGGGCCGCTCTGGCACTACTACGAGGCCGGGCTGCTGGCCGCCCGCGGCGACCTGCCGGACGCGATCGGCACCGCCGCGGCCGGCGTCGAACTGGCCGAGCAGCAGGCCGTGTGGCAGCTGACGGTGCCGCTGCTCGGCACGCTGATCCGGCTCAGCCTGCTCCGCGGCGACCCGGCCGGCGCGCGTGGCTACGCGGAGAAGATGCGCGAGCGGACCCGGACCGGGATCACCGCCGCGCCGGAGGACGTGCTCTGGCCGGAGGCGCTGCTGGCCTGGCAGGAGGACGGCCCGGAACCGGCCGTCTCCCACCTCCGCCCGCTCTACCAGCAGATCGAGGACCGGCCGGTGCTGATCGGCCAGGACCCGGGCGCCGCGGCCGTGCTGGTCCGGATCGCCATCGCGGCCGGCCGCACCGAGCTGGCCGAGGCCGTGGTCCGCGCGGCCCGCGCGCTCGCCGGCCGCAACCCGGACCTGCCGTCGCTGGCCGGCGCGGCCGCGCACGCGGAAGGGTTGCTGCGCGGCGACGTCACGCTGCTCCGCGAGGCGGTCGGCCGGTTCCGGCAGGGACCGCGGCGGCTCGCGCTCGCGGCCGCGCTGGACGACCTGGCCGCGCTGGACAAGAAGCCGGGTGCCGCGGCCGAGGCCGCCGAGCTGCGCGAGGCCTGCGGCGCCGCGGCGGTGCCCCGGCAGCGGCGCAACGGCAGCCGCACCGACCTGACCCCGACCGAGCTGCGCGTCGCGGCCCAGGTCGCCCGCGGCCGGCGCAACCGGGAGATAGCGGCGGAACTGTTCGTGTCCCCGCACACGGTCGACACCCACCTGCGGCACATCTACGCGAAGCTCAACATCAACAACCGGCCCGCGCTGGCCACCTGGTACACCAACCATCACGTGAACACGTGA
- a CDS encoding FAD-dependent monooxygenase — protein sequence MLIVGAGPVGAVLALELAHHSVPCTVVERSPEPPRHPGVIFLDGRSMELLRRLGLAARVRDECRIVGPAGGVVWTRGLDHAPAGMWPAPPEPPADAVDGTAALETGLWVRGAALAAFLRATLRRNPLIDLREGWTFTDLRVEGDRVLATVLEQRTGVRHALEAAHLAGCDGARSTVRRCLGIGLDRIGPPARRCAVLFRSSDAVLAAHAEAAPEIVAGEATLTWQGDGDAWVGTVPLADGPPAAVDPAEVLRDRLGLDGTYDVLAVSEWDESPAVATRYAQGRAYLAGAAAHRLRAAVGRRAGTDIADAVDLGWKLAATACGWGGPRLAASYESERRHAALIDRELHDLAVQTRLRFGRLAGAGASRELLAGFVAQEAHQAGDAGITFGRRLADSPVVCHEPDSPGDLPWDRIMPSTWPGSRAPAVPLADGAPLFDRLGPELTLVDLGSGGAGRALAERARRRGMPMTHLIATGAAWDRRYVLVRPDHLVAWRGDAPPADWTAVLDTVTGHISREHVMSRDPFAGETRSTPLTTERTDRP from the coding sequence GTGCTCATCGTCGGAGCGGGCCCGGTGGGCGCGGTCCTCGCGCTCGAGCTGGCGCATCACAGCGTGCCGTGCACGGTGGTGGAGCGGTCACCCGAACCGCCCCGCCACCCGGGCGTCATCTTCCTGGACGGCCGGAGCATGGAGCTGCTGCGCCGGCTCGGGCTGGCCGCACGCGTACGGGACGAGTGCCGGATCGTGGGCCCGGCCGGCGGCGTGGTCTGGACGAGGGGGCTGGACCACGCGCCGGCCGGGATGTGGCCGGCGCCGCCGGAGCCACCGGCCGACGCGGTGGACGGCACCGCCGCGCTGGAGACCGGGCTCTGGGTGCGCGGCGCCGCACTGGCCGCGTTCCTGCGCGCGACGCTGCGCCGCAACCCGCTGATCGACCTGCGCGAGGGCTGGACCTTCACCGACCTGCGGGTGGAGGGCGACCGGGTGCTGGCCACCGTGCTGGAGCAGCGCACCGGCGTACGGCACGCGCTCGAGGCCGCGCACCTGGCCGGCTGCGACGGCGCGCGCAGCACGGTCCGCCGCTGCCTCGGTATCGGACTCGACCGGATCGGCCCGCCCGCGCGCCGCTGCGCCGTCCTCTTCCGCAGCTCGGACGCGGTGCTGGCGGCGCACGCGGAGGCCGCGCCGGAGATCGTCGCGGGCGAGGCGACGCTCACCTGGCAGGGCGACGGCGACGCCTGGGTCGGCACCGTGCCGCTGGCCGACGGCCCGCCCGCCGCGGTCGACCCGGCCGAGGTGCTGCGCGACCGGCTCGGCCTGGACGGCACGTACGACGTGCTCGCGGTCTCCGAATGGGACGAGTCCCCGGCCGTCGCCACCCGGTACGCGCAGGGCCGCGCCTACCTGGCCGGTGCCGCCGCGCACCGGCTGCGCGCCGCGGTCGGCCGCCGGGCCGGCACCGACATCGCGGACGCGGTCGACCTCGGCTGGAAACTCGCGGCCACGGCGTGCGGCTGGGGCGGTCCCCGGCTGGCCGCCAGCTACGAGAGCGAGCGCCGGCACGCCGCGCTGATCGACCGGGAGCTGCACGACCTGGCCGTGCAGACCCGGCTGCGGTTCGGCCGGCTGGCCGGCGCCGGCGCGTCCCGTGAGCTACTGGCCGGGTTCGTGGCGCAGGAGGCGCACCAGGCCGGTGACGCCGGGATCACGTTCGGCCGCCGGCTGGCCGATTCGCCGGTCGTCTGCCACGAGCCGGACAGCCCCGGCGACCTGCCGTGGGACCGGATCATGCCCTCCACCTGGCCGGGTAGCCGGGCACCCGCCGTACCGCTCGCGGACGGCGCACCGCTGTTCGACCGGCTCGGGCCCGAGTTGACGCTGGTCGACCTGGGGTCCGGGGGCGCCGGGCGCGCGCTGGCGGAGCGCGCCCGGCGCCGGGGCATGCCGATGACACACCTGATCGCGACCGGCGCCGCCTGGGACCGGCGGTACGTGCTGGTCCGCCCCGACCACCTGGTCGCCTGGCGCGGCGACGCACCGCCGGCGGACTGGACCGCCGTGCTCGACACGGTCACCGGCCACATCTCCCGTGAACACGTGATGTCCCGTGATCCGTTCGCCGGTGAGACTCGGTCGACCCCGCTGACGACCGAGAGGACGGACCGACCGTGA
- a CDS encoding alpha/beta hydrolase family protein, whose translation MAAGPAVLAALLTASLLHGPVTAPACDAPVPSTTQPGYLVADPDCDVDGTPFTPVAGSAVHTGIERGAAYRIEVPRRWNGRLVIFAHGYRGDGQVVFVSNPRLREHYLDRGYAWATSSYQLNGYEVGQGVRDSHALIEVFSRVTGRPARSVLMTGESMGGHVTAVAIEEYPRAFTGAMPVCGVLGDTALWDYFLDANVTAAALAGVPIRFPDVPDASYDAEWRARVTAITANLGLPASLTPAGRAWSDVVERRTGGERPGFAESFAFWNAVTSLEPFADLPFLFGLYPGLSGRAENVSGNRHTVYRTDDGPRLTPAELRLNRDVLRVAPTLPPDPGLGSIPRVDGRPRVPVLSLHTTGDLFVPFSMEQIYARRAHSPLFVSRAIRAPGHCDFTQAELRAGFDDLTRWIATGHRAPGDAVLNPRAVAATSFGCRFTTETRAGFPPCP comes from the coding sequence ATGGCCGCCGGACCCGCCGTCCTCGCCGCACTGCTCACCGCCTCGCTGCTGCACGGGCCGGTGACGGCGCCCGCGTGCGACGCACCCGTCCCGAGCACCACCCAGCCCGGCTATCTGGTCGCGGACCCGGACTGCGACGTGGACGGCACGCCGTTCACGCCGGTCGCGGGCTCGGCCGTGCACACCGGCATCGAGCGGGGCGCGGCGTACCGGATCGAGGTACCGCGCCGGTGGAACGGCCGGCTGGTGATCTTCGCGCACGGCTACCGCGGCGACGGTCAGGTCGTCTTCGTCAGCAACCCGCGCCTGCGCGAGCACTACCTGGACCGCGGCTACGCCTGGGCGACCTCCAGCTACCAGCTCAACGGGTACGAGGTCGGCCAGGGCGTCCGCGACTCGCACGCGCTGATCGAGGTGTTCAGCCGGGTCACCGGCCGGCCGGCCCGCTCGGTGCTGATGACCGGCGAGTCGATGGGCGGCCACGTCACCGCGGTCGCGATCGAGGAGTATCCGCGCGCGTTCACCGGCGCGATGCCGGTCTGCGGCGTGCTCGGCGACACCGCGCTCTGGGACTACTTCCTGGACGCGAACGTGACCGCGGCCGCGCTGGCCGGTGTGCCGATCCGCTTCCCGGACGTGCCGGACGCGTCCTACGACGCGGAATGGCGCGCGCGGGTCACGGCGATCACGGCGAACCTCGGGCTGCCGGCGTCGCTCACCCCGGCTGGGCGGGCCTGGTCGGACGTGGTCGAGCGGCGCACCGGCGGCGAACGCCCGGGCTTCGCGGAGTCCTTCGCGTTCTGGAACGCGGTGACGTCGCTGGAACCCTTCGCCGACCTGCCGTTCCTCTTCGGACTCTATCCCGGCCTCTCCGGCCGGGCGGAAAACGTGTCCGGAAACCGCCACACCGTCTACCGGACCGACGACGGACCGCGACTCACCCCGGCCGAACTGCGGCTCAACCGGGACGTCCTGCGCGTCGCGCCCACGCTGCCGCCGGACCCCGGCCTCGGCAGCATCCCGCGCGTCGACGGCCGGCCCCGCGTGCCGGTGCTCTCGCTGCACACCACCGGCGACCTCTTCGTGCCGTTCTCGATGGAGCAGATCTACGCGCGTCGCGCGCACTCGCCGCTGTTCGTCTCGCGAGCGATCCGCGCGCCCGGCCACTGCGACTTCACCCAGGCCGAGCTGCGGGCCGGCTTCGACGACCTGACCCGCTGGATCGCCACCGGGCACCGTGCCCCCGGCGACGCCGTCCTGAACCCGCGTGCGGTCGCGGCCACGTCGTTCGGCTGCCGCTTCACCACGGAGACGCGCGCCGGTTTCCCGCCCTGCCCGTGA
- a CDS encoding polysaccharide deacetylase family protein yields the protein MTRWTIGARHIAIIATVLAVMLIASLLVVARVTSGNYGASASPYRPNPRAASTPEPGGQAASAARGPMRAEPPTRQRAYDGPEGTQRVTGTPSMSLTFDDGPSQYTDEVLDLLDKHGIKATFCVIGSQVRSHAAQMRRIVAEGHTLCNHTWNHDFQLAERTPEQIVKDLVRTNDAIHTVVPNAKVHYFRNPGGNFNHRTVSVAQNLGMVPLHWSIDSRDWETKDAKKICDLVEANAHPGAVVLLHDGGGDRRETTKALKKLLPFLKARYDLVAMP from the coding sequence ATGACGAGGTGGACGATCGGCGCCCGGCACATCGCGATCATCGCCACGGTACTGGCCGTGATGCTGATCGCGAGCCTGCTCGTGGTGGCGAGGGTGACGTCCGGCAACTACGGAGCGTCAGCTTCGCCGTACCGGCCGAACCCACGCGCCGCGAGCACGCCGGAGCCGGGCGGCCAGGCCGCGTCCGCGGCACGCGGGCCGATGCGCGCGGAACCGCCGACCCGGCAGCGCGCGTACGACGGGCCGGAGGGCACCCAGCGCGTCACCGGCACGCCGTCGATGAGCCTCACGTTCGACGACGGCCCGTCCCAGTACACCGACGAGGTGCTGGACCTGTTGGACAAGCACGGCATCAAGGCCACGTTCTGCGTGATCGGCAGCCAGGTGCGGTCGCATGCGGCCCAGATGCGCCGGATCGTCGCCGAGGGACACACGCTCTGCAACCACACCTGGAATCACGACTTCCAGCTGGCCGAGCGCACGCCGGAGCAGATCGTCAAGGACCTGGTGCGGACGAACGACGCGATCCACACGGTCGTACCGAACGCGAAGGTGCACTACTTCCGCAACCCGGGCGGCAACTTCAACCACCGTACGGTGTCGGTCGCGCAGAACCTCGGCATGGTGCCGCTGCACTGGAGCATCGACTCGCGCGACTGGGAGACCAAGGACGCGAAGAAGATCTGCGACCTGGTCGAGGCGAACGCGCACCCGGGCGCGGTGGTGCTGCTGCACGACGGCGGCGGCGACCGGCGCGAGACGACGAAGGCGCTGAAGAAGCTGCTGCCGTTCCTGAAGGCGCGGTACGACCTGGTGGCGATGCCATAG
- a CDS encoding OsmC family protein: MPTRTSSAVWNGDLKGGAGTVALGSGVFEGPYTFVSRFEDGSGTNPEELVAAAHAGCFSMFLANVLAGAGFKADSVRTSAAVTLGDGPKITGIALTVEASVPNIDADAFAAHVETAKAGCPISAALGAVPQTVDAKLV, from the coding sequence ATGCCAACTCGTACCTCATCCGCTGTCTGGAACGGCGACCTCAAGGGCGGTGCCGGCACCGTCGCGCTCGGCTCCGGCGTCTTCGAGGGCCCGTACACGTTCGTCTCCCGCTTCGAGGACGGATCCGGGACCAACCCGGAGGAGCTGGTCGCGGCCGCGCACGCCGGCTGCTTCTCCATGTTCCTGGCGAACGTGCTCGCCGGTGCCGGCTTCAAGGCCGACTCGGTGCGCACCTCCGCCGCCGTCACGCTCGGCGACGGCCCGAAGATCACCGGTATCGCGCTGACCGTGGAGGCGTCGGTGCCGAACATCGACGCTGACGCCTTCGCGGCCCACGTGGAGACCGCGAAGGCCGGCTGCCCGATCTCGGCCGCGCTCGGCGCCGTGCCGCAGACGGTCGACGCCAAGCTCGTCTGA
- a CDS encoding universal stress protein → MSGIVVGVDGSPGAETAVRWAAARSRANGAPLRLIHAYSLPVPYPASPFGPAGDVTGDAGAYAKAAEAVLTGAARVAAEAGAAAVSTEALAGGASGVLIEASDGAGLVVVGSRGLGGFTGLLLGSVGVQVSAHAKCPAVVVREPATPGGPVVAGVDGSAPSHAAVLFAFAEAERLGAELIAVHAWGLPTPVDPALMAFPTAQDRDDYVTAAGQVLHDALTEGRSRHPSVRVRELAVERGASAGLLEIAEHAALVVVGSRGHGGFAGLLLGSTSQYVLHHAHCPVAVLRADVDPEPSEA, encoded by the coding sequence ATGTCCGGAATCGTCGTCGGAGTCGATGGATCGCCCGGGGCGGAGACGGCCGTACGCTGGGCCGCCGCCCGATCCCGGGCCAACGGCGCGCCGCTGCGGCTGATCCACGCCTACTCGCTGCCGGTGCCGTACCCGGCGTCGCCGTTCGGCCCGGCCGGCGACGTCACCGGCGACGCGGGCGCGTACGCGAAGGCCGCCGAGGCGGTGCTGACCGGCGCGGCCCGGGTCGCGGCCGAGGCCGGTGCCGCCGCGGTGAGCACGGAAGCGCTGGCCGGCGGCGCGTCCGGCGTGCTGATCGAGGCCTCGGACGGCGCCGGCCTGGTCGTGGTCGGCTCCCGCGGCCTCGGCGGCTTCACCGGTCTGCTGCTCGGCTCGGTCGGTGTGCAGGTCTCCGCGCACGCGAAGTGCCCGGCCGTGGTGGTCCGCGAGCCGGCCACGCCCGGCGGCCCGGTGGTGGCCGGAGTGGACGGGTCCGCGCCGTCGCACGCGGCCGTGCTGTTCGCGTTCGCGGAGGCGGAACGGCTCGGCGCCGAGCTGATCGCGGTGCACGCGTGGGGCCTGCCGACGCCGGTCGACCCGGCGCTGATGGCGTTCCCCACCGCGCAGGACCGCGACGACTACGTGACCGCGGCCGGCCAGGTGCTGCACGACGCGCTGACCGAGGGCCGGTCCCGGCACCCGTCCGTCCGGGTCCGCGAGCTCGCGGTGGAGCGCGGCGCGTCCGCCGGCCTGCTGGAGATCGCGGAACACGCCGCGCTGGTCGTGGTCGGTTCCCGCGGCCACGGCGGTTTCGCCGGGCTGCTGCTCGGCTCCACCAGCCAGTACGTGCTGCACCACGCGCACTGCCCGGTGGCGGTGCTGCGCGCGGACGTGGACCCGGAACCGTCGGAAGCCTGA
- a CDS encoding FBP domain-containing protein, producing the protein MEPLTDREIRAAFVNCSKGEATRAFIPRDLATRPWDDLDFFGWRDPKSPERAYLAVPGDSLIAVTLRLPTPSVARTARHGICSLCLTTHDGGVPLMVAPKAGKAGRQGDSVGTYICPDLTCSLYIRGRPGAGPGTPLRDSLSEEDKIARMLSHVAGFLAKIRE; encoded by the coding sequence ATGGAACCGCTGACCGACCGAGAGATCCGCGCCGCGTTCGTGAACTGCTCCAAGGGCGAGGCGACCCGCGCGTTCATCCCGCGCGACCTGGCCACCCGCCCCTGGGACGACCTGGACTTCTTCGGCTGGCGCGACCCGAAGTCACCGGAACGCGCCTACCTGGCCGTCCCCGGCGACTCCCTGATCGCGGTCACGCTGCGCCTCCCCACCCCATCCGTCGCCCGCACCGCCCGCCACGGCATCTGCTCCCTCTGCCTTACCACACACGACGGCGGCGTACCGCTGATGGTCGCGCCGAAGGCCGGCAAGGCAGGCCGCCAGGGCGACTCCGTCGGCACCTACATCTGCCCGGACCTGACCTGCTCGCTCTACATCCGCGGCCGCCCGGGCGCCGGCCCCGGCACACCGCTGCGCGACTCACTCAGCGAGGAGGACAAGATCGCGCGGATGCTGTCGCACGTCGCGGGTTTCCTGGCGAAGATAAGGGAATAG
- a CDS encoding TetR/AcrR family transcriptional regulator: MARAGLTTERLAQAGAELADEAGFDAVTPSALARRCGVAVASLYSHVANGQQLRARVTMLALEELAGRASEALAGRAGRDALVALAGVYRDYARAHPGRWTAAQARLEPADAAASAGVRLSGMTRALLRGYDLPEPDQTHAVRLLGSVFNGWVNLEAAGAFAHSAPDSAESWTRSLDALDALLRAWPRS, from the coding sequence ATGGCACGTGCGGGGTTGACCACGGAACGGCTCGCGCAGGCCGGTGCGGAGCTGGCGGACGAGGCGGGCTTCGACGCGGTGACGCCGTCCGCGCTGGCCCGGCGGTGCGGCGTCGCGGTCGCGAGTCTCTACTCGCACGTGGCCAACGGGCAGCAGCTGCGCGCCCGTGTGACGATGCTGGCGCTGGAGGAACTGGCCGGCCGCGCGTCGGAGGCGCTGGCCGGGCGTGCCGGCCGGGACGCACTGGTCGCGCTGGCCGGCGTCTACCGGGACTACGCGCGAGCGCATCCGGGCCGGTGGACGGCGGCACAGGCGCGGCTGGAGCCGGCGGACGCGGCGGCGAGCGCGGGTGTGCGGCTGTCCGGGATGACGCGGGCGCTGCTACGCGGTTACGACCTGCCGGAACCGGATCAGACACACGCGGTACGGCTGCTCGGCAGCGTGTTCAACGGCTGGGTCAATCTGGAGGCGGCCGGTGCGTTCGCGCACAGTGCGCCGGACTCCGCGGAGAGCTGGACACGTTCACTGGACGCACTGGACGCGCTCCTGCGCGCCTGGCCACGCAGTTGA
- a CDS encoding EAL domain-containing response regulator, with product MKPRLLLVDDDAKILSGLRRQLHSRYAVTVAEGGEAGLAAIAEQGPFAVVVSDMRMPGMDGATFLARVRVAAPLTTRVLLTGQTEPAAAIRAINDGQVFRFLNKPCPPETLDRCLQEAVVRYEAARDEESALAAVLADRRVLDHALDPTVPAGDALAAELLDALRNGEFHLRYQPIVALADERVIGVEALMRWTPAHTGLVTAAHFIPAAEATGLIRPLGRWVMSAACQEVASWPALSVTESLRVHINLSEGQLRDPQLAHDLQQALTLSGFDPRRVTLEIDHGPALSERQPLASLRTLCNRGMELALCGFTDAALLRDTAERLPLAVAKIRRHLTALLPTDEQHSGVLFAQIVATAHDLGIRAVAEGIETDAQRDAARDRGCDHGQGYRYGSPAEAGDLLTLLVGA from the coding sequence GTGAAGCCCCGCCTGCTGCTGGTGGACGACGACGCGAAGATCCTCTCCGGGCTGCGCCGGCAACTGCACAGCCGGTACGCGGTGACGGTCGCCGAGGGCGGCGAGGCCGGGCTGGCCGCGATCGCGGAGCAGGGCCCGTTCGCGGTGGTGGTCAGCGACATGCGCATGCCCGGCATGGACGGCGCCACGTTCCTGGCCCGGGTGCGGGTCGCCGCGCCGCTCACCACGCGTGTGCTGCTCACCGGCCAGACCGAGCCCGCGGCCGCGATCCGGGCGATCAACGACGGCCAGGTCTTCCGGTTCCTGAACAAGCCGTGCCCGCCGGAGACGCTGGACCGGTGCCTGCAGGAGGCGGTGGTCCGGTACGAGGCCGCGCGCGACGAGGAGTCCGCGCTCGCCGCCGTGCTGGCCGACCGGCGGGTGCTCGACCACGCGCTCGACCCGACGGTCCCGGCCGGCGACGCACTCGCGGCCGAACTGCTCGACGCACTCCGCAACGGCGAGTTCCACCTGCGCTACCAGCCGATCGTCGCACTCGCGGACGAGCGCGTGATCGGCGTGGAGGCGCTCATGCGCTGGACGCCCGCGCACACCGGACTGGTCACGGCCGCACACTTCATCCCGGCCGCGGAGGCCACCGGGCTGATCCGCCCGCTCGGCCGCTGGGTGATGTCCGCGGCCTGCCAGGAGGTGGCGTCCTGGCCCGCGCTGTCCGTCACCGAGTCGCTGCGCGTGCACATCAACCTGTCCGAGGGGCAACTGCGCGACCCGCAGCTCGCCCACGACCTGCAGCAGGCGCTGACGCTGAGCGGCTTCGACCCGCGGCGGGTGACGCTGGAGATCGACCACGGTCCGGCGCTCTCCGAGCGGCAGCCGCTGGCCTCGCTGCGCACGCTCTGCAACCGCGGCATGGAACTGGCACTGTGCGGCTTCACGGACGCGGCGCTGCTGCGCGACACCGCGGAACGGCTGCCGCTCGCGGTCGCGAAGATCCGCCGGCACCTGACCGCGTTGCTGCCCACCGACGAACAGCACAGCGGCGTGCTGTTCGCGCAGATCGTGGCGACCGCGCACGACCTCGGCATCCGCGCGGTGGCCGAGGGCATCGAGACCGACGCCCAGCGCGACGCCGCCCGTGACCGCGGGTGCGACCACGGTCAGGGCTACCGCTACGGCAGCCCGGCCGAGGCCGGGGACCTGCTGACCCTGCTGGTCGGCGCGTGA